The proteins below come from a single bacterium genomic window:
- a CDS encoding class I tRNA ligase family protein, which produces MPFQPVDTRADFAAQERELLAWWEREGILGKYLTRNATSRRRWSFLDGPITANNPMGVHHAWGRTYKDLFCRYHTMLGHRQRYQNGFDCQGLWVEVEVEKELGFKSKRDIEQYGIAEFVERCKARVLRYAGIQTQQSLRLGYWMNWDNSYYTMSDENNYSIWMFLKRCWERGLLYKGHDVMPWCPRCSTGLSEHEIVTEGYQEVTHLSLTVRLPIAGRPDEYLLVWTTTPWTLTANVAVAVHPELTYVQAQQDGKSYYVARERMGEVLHGKARVIRELPGSELVGWTYEGPFDALPAQQGVVHRVIPWTDVSAAEGTGLVHIAPGCGAEDFALGKTHGLPVLAPIDEFGAFADAYDWLGGRHVYDVAAPIRDDLEHRGLLYRADDYTHRYPMCWRCGSELVFRLVDEWFISMEPLREPMMAVTRKIRWLPEFGLERELDWLRNMHDWMISKKRYWGLALPIWECRSCGTFEVIGGEDELEQRAVEGWDAFAGHSPHRPWVDGVKIRCRRCGAAVSRVTDVGNPWLDAGIVPYSTLGYRRHRREWQKWFPADFITEAFPGQYRNWFYSMLVMSTVLENREPYRTCLGHAMVRDEQGREMHKSWGNMIEFNDAAEKMGADVVRWLYALQNPAQNVNFGYGPGDEVRRRFILPLWNVYAFFVTYATLDGWVPDPAPAAPPASRSSARGRGGRTRRVPATPADGERSLLDRWILSRLGGLAETVRGRLDDYDVPGAARPIERFVEDLSVWYVRRGRRRYWKSEADADKQAAYATLYRVLVTLTRVLAPFVPFLAEALHQNLVRSVDATAPVSVHLCDFPAVAWPRDPRLEDAMDRARMLISLGRAARNTAKLRVRQPLAAATIVERTGVLEAPAYRELVEHIREELNVKDVRFAPTVTSLGRLEVRPRFDLLGPKFGGQITKIVEALRGEGEALLARTPEGEPYRLRLPDAQEVVLERAEVDVRMHWHAGLAGAGEAGAWVVLDTTLTDALVREGLARELVHQIQQWRKEAGLEIADRITLYYADDATLAGLFRAHGDYVLREILAQDARAGAAPDGPDVHRKTLRLDGKEFALAIVRAG; this is translated from the coding sequence AGAAGGAGCTCGGCTTCAAGTCCAAGCGCGACATCGAGCAGTACGGGATCGCCGAGTTCGTCGAGCGCTGCAAGGCCCGCGTGCTCCGCTACGCCGGGATCCAGACTCAGCAGTCCCTGCGTCTCGGCTACTGGATGAATTGGGACAATTCCTACTATACGATGTCCGACGAGAACAACTACTCAATCTGGATGTTCCTGAAGCGGTGCTGGGAGCGGGGGCTGCTCTACAAGGGACACGACGTCATGCCGTGGTGCCCGCGCTGCAGCACCGGTCTCTCCGAGCACGAGATCGTCACCGAAGGGTACCAGGAGGTCACGCACCTCAGCCTGACCGTGCGGCTCCCGATCGCGGGGCGGCCGGACGAGTACCTCCTCGTGTGGACGACGACGCCGTGGACGCTCACGGCGAACGTCGCGGTCGCCGTCCACCCGGAACTGACGTACGTGCAGGCACAGCAGGACGGCAAGAGCTACTATGTCGCGCGCGAGCGCATGGGCGAGGTGCTGCACGGCAAGGCGCGGGTGATTCGGGAACTCCCGGGGTCCGAGCTGGTGGGGTGGACGTACGAGGGGCCGTTTGACGCCCTGCCGGCGCAGCAGGGCGTCGTCCACCGCGTGATCCCGTGGACCGACGTGAGCGCGGCCGAGGGCACCGGGCTCGTCCACATCGCTCCCGGGTGCGGCGCGGAGGACTTCGCGCTCGGAAAGACGCACGGGCTTCCGGTGCTGGCACCGATTGACGAGTTCGGCGCGTTCGCGGACGCCTACGATTGGTTGGGCGGCCGCCACGTGTATGACGTGGCCGCACCGATCCGGGACGATCTGGAACACCGCGGCCTGCTCTACCGCGCGGACGACTACACGCACCGATATCCGATGTGCTGGCGGTGCGGCAGCGAGCTGGTGTTCCGCCTCGTCGACGAGTGGTTCATCTCGATGGAGCCGCTCCGCGAGCCGATGATGGCGGTGACCCGGAAGATCCGCTGGCTCCCGGAGTTCGGGTTGGAGCGTGAGCTCGACTGGCTCCGCAACATGCACGACTGGATGATCAGCAAGAAACGGTACTGGGGGCTGGCGCTTCCGATCTGGGAGTGCCGCTCGTGCGGCACGTTCGAGGTGATCGGCGGGGAGGATGAGCTCGAGCAGCGCGCCGTCGAGGGCTGGGACGCGTTCGCGGGGCACTCGCCACACCGCCCCTGGGTCGACGGGGTCAAGATTCGCTGCCGCCGGTGCGGGGCCGCCGTGTCCCGCGTCACCGACGTCGGCAATCCCTGGCTGGACGCCGGCATCGTGCCGTATTCGACGTTGGGGTACCGGCGGCACCGGCGTGAGTGGCAAAAATGGTTTCCGGCCGACTTCATCACGGAGGCGTTCCCCGGCCAGTACCGCAACTGGTTCTATTCGATGCTGGTCATGAGCACGGTATTGGAGAACCGCGAGCCGTACCGGACGTGTCTCGGCCACGCCATGGTGCGCGACGAGCAGGGCCGCGAGATGCACAAGTCCTGGGGCAACATGATCGAGTTCAACGACGCGGCGGAGAAGATGGGCGCGGACGTCGTGCGCTGGCTGTACGCGCTGCAAAACCCCGCGCAGAACGTGAACTTCGGCTACGGGCCCGGCGACGAGGTGCGGCGCCGCTTCATCCTGCCGTTGTGGAACGTCTACGCATTCTTCGTCACCTACGCCACCCTGGATGGGTGGGTCCCGGACCCTGCGCCGGCGGCGCCGCCCGCGTCCCGATCCAGCGCGCGCGGGCGTGGCGGGCGCACGCGGCGGGTGCCCGCCACGCCCGCGGACGGGGAGCGCAGCCTTCTCGACCGGTGGATCCTCTCGCGCCTCGGGGGGCTCGCCGAGACGGTCCGCGGTCGCCTCGACGACTATGACGTCCCGGGCGCCGCACGGCCGATCGAGCGATTCGTGGAGGATCTGTCGGTGTGGTATGTGCGTCGCGGCCGCCGGCGCTACTGGAAGTCCGAGGCGGACGCGGACAAGCAGGCCGCCTACGCCACGCTCTACCGGGTGCTCGTGACGCTGACGCGCGTGCTTGCGCCGTTCGTGCCGTTCCTCGCGGAGGCGCTCCACCAAAACCTCGTGCGGTCGGTTGACGCGACCGCCCCGGTCAGCGTGCACCTGTGCGATTTTCCGGCCGTCGCGTGGCCGCGCGACCCTCGGCTCGAGGACGCGATGGACCGCGCGCGGATGTTGATCTCGCTCGGGCGGGCAGCCCGCAACACCGCGAAGCTGCGCGTCCGGCAGCCCCTCGCGGCGGCGACGATCGTGGAGCGCACCGGCGTGCTGGAGGCGCCGGCGTATCGGGAGCTCGTCGAGCATATCAGGGAGGAGCTGAACGTCAAGGACGTCCGCTTCGCGCCGACCGTGACATCGCTCGGCCGGCTCGAGGTGCGCCCACGGTTCGACCTGCTGGGTCCCAAGTTCGGGGGCCAGATCACGAAGATCGTCGAGGCGCTGCGCGGCGAGGGGGAGGCGCTGCTGGCGCGGACGCCCGAGGGGGAACCGTACCGCCTCCGGTTGCCGGACGCCCAGGAGGTGGTGCTGGAACGCGCAGAGGTGGACGTCCGGATGCACTGGCACGCCGGCCTCGCAGGCGCCGGGGAAGCCGGGGCCTGGGTCGTGCTGGACACGACCCTGACGGACGCGCTGGTGCGGGAGGGCCTCGCGAGGGAGCTCGTGCATCAGATCCAGCAGTGGCGCAAGGAGGCCGGGCTCGAGATCGCGGACCGGATCACGTTATACTACGCCGACGATGCGACGCTCGCGGGGTTGTTCCGGGCGCACGGCGACTACGTGCTGCGCGAGATTCTCGCCCAGGACGCGCGGGCGGGTGCGGCGCCGGACGGACCGGACGTGCACCGGAAGACGTTGCGGCTCGACGGCAAGGAGTTCGCGCTCGCCATCGTGCGGGCGGGATAG
- a CDS encoding amino acid racemase — protein MTAGSGTPGAGAAAQRVIGVLGGMGPLATADFYMKLVRLTPARTDQEHPRVIIDGNAKIPDRTAAVAGRGPDPTPALVATAQNLERAGADLIVIPCNSAHAFLGAIREAVRIPVLDIMEEVAATVAALAPAPRSAGILATQATLEMQLYPRALTRRGIGVVQPTAAEEAVVMTAIHAVKGGDLDIGVRASVRAVAAALVARGAGVIVLGCTELPLVFGSGDATVPVVDATEILARAALREAGGEYGSPPQRCDQDGVKSTVPVRRS, from the coding sequence ATGACCGCGGGCAGCGGGACGCCCGGCGCGGGCGCGGCGGCCCAGCGCGTGATCGGTGTGCTGGGCGGCATGGGGCCCTTGGCGACCGCCGATTTCTACATGAAGCTGGTGCGCCTGACCCCGGCGCGCACGGACCAGGAGCACCCGCGCGTGATCATCGACGGCAACGCCAAGATCCCCGACCGGACCGCGGCGGTCGCGGGACGCGGTCCGGATCCGACGCCCGCCCTGGTCGCGACCGCGCAAAACCTCGAACGGGCCGGGGCCGATCTGATTGTCATCCCGTGTAACTCCGCGCACGCCTTCTTGGGCGCGATCCGCGAGGCCGTGCGGATCCCGGTGCTGGACATCATGGAGGAGGTCGCCGCGACGGTAGCCGCGCTCGCGCCCGCGCCTCGGTCGGCGGGAATTCTGGCGACGCAGGCCACGCTGGAGATGCAACTTTATCCTCGCGCGCTCACCCGGCGCGGCATCGGCGTCGTCCAACCCACCGCAGCCGAGGAGGCAGTGGTGATGACGGCGATCCATGCCGTGAAAGGTGGCGATCTCGACATCGGAGTGCGGGCGTCCGTCCGCGCGGTGGCCGCCGCGCTCGTCGCCCGCGGCGCCGGCGTGATCGTGCTCGGGTGCACGGAGCTGCCGCTGGTGTTCGGATCGGGCGACGCGACGGTGCCGGTCGTGGACGCGACCGAGATCCTGGCGCGCGCTGCGCTCCGGGAGGCGGGTGGGGAATACGGGTCGCCGCCACAACGTTGCGACCAAGACGGTGTGAAGTCCACAGTCCCCGTGAGGAGGAGCTGA
- a CDS encoding TraR/DksA C4-type zinc finger protein — protein sequence MPQKRSSKSASSRSTRVGRSSARAAKKVSAAPRSDTAPRRAKGQATGRVETYARLLLEERRRLRQELSEMEEHHTKNNEEKHAADVSGYDDDLVDVATETFEREKGLTLESSVQGLLEMVEEALRRVRNGTYGVCDGCGRPIDAKRLKAIPYARLCIKCKEREERLRSLVR from the coding sequence ATGCCGCAGAAGCGTTCGTCCAAATCCGCGTCCAGCCGTTCGACCCGGGTGGGACGTTCGAGCGCACGGGCCGCGAAGAAGGTATCGGCGGCACCTCGGTCCGACACGGCGCCGCGGCGGGCGAAGGGACAGGCGACCGGCCGGGTGGAGACGTACGCGCGTCTGCTCCTCGAGGAGCGTCGCCGGCTGCGTCAGGAGCTGTCGGAGATGGAGGAGCACCACACGAAGAACAACGAGGAGAAGCACGCGGCCGACGTGTCCGGGTACGACGACGATCTCGTGGACGTGGCGACCGAGACGTTCGAACGTGAGAAGGGGCTCACGCTGGAGAGCAGCGTGCAGGGCCTGCTCGAGATGGTGGAGGAGGCGCTGCGGCGCGTCCGCAACGGCACGTACGGCGTCTGCGACGGCTGCGGCCGGCCGATCGACGCGAAACGGCTGAAGGCAATCCCGTACGCGCGGCTGTGCATCAAGTGCAAAGAGCGCGAGGAGCGCTTGCGCAGCCTCGTGCGCTGA
- the lspA gene encoding signal peptidase II, with protein sequence MQRARGALAQPRALIVIRRYVWVVALVLAFGAAQGAGRAVAVHVAPGTDRVVVPGVLSLTLRENPGVAFGLLAQLPTPVTVVVALTVLAVVLYNRAAWMATGSGQWGLGFLLGGALGNIADRLRYGYVLDYLDVHVWPVFNLADTAIVIGAGLLVLALRGGPTTGPARRSSGGGRAAPGMRE encoded by the coding sequence GTGCAAAGAGCGCGAGGAGCGCTTGCGCAGCCTCGTGCGCTGATCGTCATTCGCCGGTACGTGTGGGTCGTCGCGCTGGTGCTGGCGTTCGGCGCCGCCCAGGGCGCGGGCCGCGCGGTCGCAGTGCATGTTGCGCCGGGCACGGACCGCGTCGTGGTCCCCGGCGTCTTGTCGCTCACCTTGCGTGAAAACCCCGGCGTGGCGTTCGGATTGCTGGCGCAGCTCCCGACCCCGGTGACCGTCGTGGTTGCCTTGACCGTGCTCGCCGTCGTTCTCTACAATAGGGCTGCGTGGATGGCCACGGGCTCCGGCCAATGGGGGCTGGGGTTCCTGCTCGGGGGGGCGCTTGGCAACATCGCAGACCGTCTTCGTTACGGGTATGTGCTCGACTACCTGGACGTTCACGTCTGGCCCGTCTTCAATCTCGCCGACACCGCGATCGTGATCGGTGCCGGCCTGCTCGTGCTCGCACTGCGCGGAGGCCCCACGACGGGGCCGGCCCGCCGATCGTCGGGCGGAGGCCGGGCGGCCCCAGGCATGCGCGAATAA
- the lgt gene encoding prolipoprotein diacylglyceryl transferase — translation MKPVLFQLGPFPVSSFGVFLLLAFVVGIVVLRSRTKGLGWDPGEVLDLSLYTIIGGVVGARIGYVLVNLPDFAGDPARVVTIWKDAGLSFYGALAGGALVAWLYGRAHRWSLASLADAAAPCLALGYAIAMIGTLLYGLNYGRPSTVPWAITLFGQPRHPTQLYLMVVSLVIFALLMWRETAPRGPGRLFWEFLLLYGIGRAVIETFMDSPRVVGPLTLAQVVSIVVAVLSLVMWLRIGGAGAEADHEAADHAAPNGDRPEAVEQPRD, via the coding sequence ATGAAGCCAGTGCTGTTCCAGCTCGGGCCGTTTCCGGTTTCGTCGTTCGGCGTCTTCCTGCTGCTGGCGTTCGTCGTCGGGATCGTGGTGTTGCGCTCGCGAACGAAGGGGCTCGGCTGGGATCCGGGCGAGGTGCTCGACCTCAGCCTGTACACGATCATCGGCGGCGTCGTGGGCGCCCGGATCGGATACGTGCTCGTAAACCTGCCGGACTTCGCCGGTGACCCTGCGCGCGTGGTGACGATCTGGAAGGACGCCGGGCTGTCGTTCTATGGCGCGCTCGCCGGTGGCGCGCTCGTCGCGTGGCTGTACGGGCGCGCACATCGATGGAGCCTCGCATCGCTCGCAGATGCGGCCGCGCCGTGCCTCGCGCTGGGGTATGCGATCGCGATGATCGGCACGCTGCTGTACGGGCTCAACTACGGGCGCCCGTCAACCGTGCCGTGGGCGATCACGCTGTTCGGACAGCCTCGGCACCCGACGCAGCTGTACCTCATGGTCGTGTCGCTTGTGATCTTTGCGCTGTTGATGTGGCGAGAGACGGCGCCGCGCGGCCCGGGGCGTCTGTTCTGGGAGTTCTTGCTGCTCTACGGGATCGGGCGCGCCGTGATCGAGACGTTCATGGATAGCCCGCGCGTCGTCGGACCGCTGACCCTGGCACAGGTGGTGAGCATCGTCGTCGCGGTGCTCTCCCTCGTGATGTGGCTCAGGATCGGCGGCGCCGGCGCCGAGGCTGATCACGAGGCGGCCGATCACGCCGCCCCCAACGGCGACCGGCCCGAGGCCGTTGAGCAACCTCGAGACTGA
- a CDS encoding RluA family pseudouridine synthase, translating to MSNLETDPRGSVETFEAVPVDRGRRLDVVVAERLPHLSRSQIARLSAAGHVLVDGSPRKPSFHLQTGQAVRVEVPAPAPTGLVPEAIPLDVVYEDADLLVVNKPAGLTVHPAPGHPSGTLVNAVLARVHDLPGTGGALRPGIVHRLDKDTSGLLVVAKTEDAHRALAGQLRARTVSRTYLALVRGRIAGDEGTIRAPVGRHPSHRTRQAVTERGRPAVTHYAVLERFAAATFVACRLETGRTHQIRVHLAHIGHPILGDPVYGRAPISELRRQALHAARLEFTHPATGFRLMCTAPLPPDIAGLLARLRAGETRRTASVHRGGGTRGEQ from the coding sequence TTGAGCAACCTCGAGACTGACCCCCGCGGCTCGGTCGAGACCTTCGAGGCGGTTCCTGTCGACCGGGGCCGCCGCCTCGATGTGGTGGTCGCGGAGCGCCTGCCGCACCTGTCGCGTTCGCAGATCGCTCGCCTGAGCGCGGCAGGTCACGTCCTCGTCGACGGGTCCCCGCGCAAGCCGTCGTTCCATCTCCAGACCGGACAGGCCGTGCGGGTCGAGGTGCCAGCCCCCGCCCCGACCGGGCTCGTGCCCGAGGCGATTCCCTTGGACGTCGTGTACGAGGACGCCGACCTCTTAGTCGTCAACAAGCCGGCCGGGCTGACCGTGCACCCCGCTCCGGGACATCCGTCCGGCACGCTTGTGAACGCGGTGCTCGCCAGGGTGCACGATCTCCCCGGCACCGGGGGCGCGCTCCGGCCCGGGATTGTCCACCGGCTGGACAAGGACACATCCGGCCTGCTCGTTGTGGCCAAGACCGAGGACGCCCATCGTGCCCTTGCCGGGCAACTCCGGGCGCGCACCGTCTCGCGCACGTACCTCGCGCTCGTTCGCGGGCGCATCGCCGGGGACGAAGGCACGATCCGCGCCCCCGTTGGACGGCACCCGTCCCACCGCACGCGCCAGGCCGTGACCGAACGGGGCAGACCGGCGGTGACGCACTACGCGGTGCTCGAGCGGTTTGCTGCGGCGACGTTCGTGGCGTGCCGGCTCGAGACCGGCCGGACGCATCAGATTCGCGTGCACCTGGCCCACATCGGCCACCCCATCCTCGGCGATCCGGTGTACGGCCGCGCCCCAATCTCCGAGTTGCGCCGGCAGGCGCTCCACGCCGCGCGGTTGGAATTCACCCATCCGGCGACCGGGTTTCGGCTGATGTGCACCGCGCCGTTGCCTCCCGACATCGCCGGCCTCCTCGCCCGTCTTCGCGCCGGTGAGACGCGCCGCACGGCGTCTGTTCACAGGGGCGGGGGGACCCGCGGCGAACAGTAG
- the pyrR gene encoding bifunctional pyr operon transcriptional regulator/uracil phosphoribosyltransferase PyrR has protein sequence MELREKAKVMDRETIRRAVTRMAHEIVERNKGAQTLRLVGIVRRGVHLAERLAVAIAAAEGVTIPVGVLDVTAYRDDRGTHEPQDNAVVSETRLPFDVAGQRIVLVDDVLYTGRTVRAALDALIDRGRPAGIQLAVLVDRGHRELPIRPDYVGKNLPTSSREQVRVRFAESDGRDEVIIEESE, from the coding sequence GTGGAGTTGCGCGAAAAGGCTAAGGTGATGGATCGGGAGACGATCCGCCGTGCCGTCACGCGCATGGCGCACGAGATCGTCGAGCGAAACAAGGGGGCGCAGACGCTCCGCCTCGTGGGAATCGTCCGGCGTGGTGTCCACCTCGCCGAACGCTTGGCCGTGGCGATCGCCGCTGCCGAGGGCGTGACGATCCCCGTAGGGGTCCTGGACGTGACCGCGTACCGGGACGACCGCGGAACGCACGAACCGCAGGACAACGCCGTGGTGTCGGAAACCCGACTCCCGTTCGACGTGGCCGGGCAGCGGATCGTCCTGGTGGACGACGTGCTCTACACCGGCCGTACCGTGCGGGCCGCGCTCGACGCGCTGATCGACCGCGGCCGGCCAGCAGGCATTCAGCTCGCGGTGTTGGTGGACCGCGGCCATCGCGAGCTGCCGATCCGCCCCGACTACGTTGGGAAGAACCTGCCGACGTCCTCTCGTGAGCAGGTGCGGGTCCGGTTCGCCGAATCGGACGGGCGGGACGAGGTGATCATCGAAGAATCGGAGTAG
- a CDS encoding NFACT RNA binding domain-containing protein yields MPEIVPPSLDGLVLAAVARDVRAHLGARFAGVRQLGPEAIVLNLRSPHGVAHLLISIHARTARVHLAAHAEATERLAPFGQLLRSRLIESRLADVEQPPFDRVLRLRFDALEGPLTLIAEIMGRYSNAILADSRVVLGALKVVTPQMSPRRPVLPGRPYTPPPADRPGPDGIDETALRALCEGPRPIWQQLLGAVLGLGPVLAREVALRSRLDPALPARDAAPAAPRLHAALRELADIRRTEAFSPVAYEAEGRTVAFTAIPLHVYAALASRAVPSMSDALERYYRDVTDAGPLEERRRALAAATRAALRQRAHALEENRLALEESARAERYRVLGELLLTYGGRAGPRAASVVVPDHTAGGAEVAIPLDPELTAVENAQRYFRRYAKAQAASRAVPDRIARLETETLALRDAFVQIATASSADDLWEVQTDLAHAGLLRRGPRARPAAASGPRRFRGPGGTTIVAGRSARENDHVTFHVAGPDDLWFHARGLAGAHVVLKADGVPSEEAIAAAAQVAAYFSEGREAGHVAVDYVARKHVRKPRGAAPGAVRYSEERTVRAAPAIPAPAPSGRRAR; encoded by the coding sequence AGATCGTCCCACCGTCTCTCGACGGGCTCGTACTCGCGGCGGTCGCGCGCGACGTGCGCGCGCACCTCGGCGCCCGCTTCGCAGGCGTCCGCCAGCTGGGGCCGGAGGCCATCGTACTCAACCTCAGGAGCCCGCACGGCGTCGCGCACCTGCTCATCTCGATCCACGCACGCACGGCGCGGGTGCACCTCGCCGCGCATGCCGAAGCGACCGAGCGGCTCGCCCCGTTCGGACAGTTGCTTCGCAGCCGCCTCATCGAATCGCGTCTCGCCGACGTCGAGCAGCCGCCGTTCGACCGGGTGCTCCGGCTGCGGTTCGACGCGCTCGAAGGTCCGCTCACGTTGATTGCCGAGATCATGGGCCGGTACAGCAACGCGATCCTCGCCGACAGCCGCGTGGTCCTGGGCGCGCTCAAGGTCGTCACGCCACAGATGTCGCCCCGGCGGCCGGTGCTGCCGGGCCGTCCCTATACCCCGCCGCCGGCCGACCGCCCCGGCCCGGACGGGATCGACGAAACCGCGCTCCGCGCCCTGTGCGAAGGTCCGCGGCCGATCTGGCAGCAACTTCTCGGTGCCGTGCTCGGGCTCGGACCCGTGCTGGCGCGGGAGGTGGCGCTCCGGTCCCGGCTCGACCCGGCCTTGCCCGCGCGCGACGCGGCCCCGGCCGCGCCTCGGCTGCACGCCGCGCTTCGCGAGCTTGCGGACATCCGGCGGACCGAAGCGTTCTCGCCGGTCGCGTATGAAGCGGAGGGCCGCACGGTCGCGTTCACCGCGATCCCGCTGCATGTGTACGCAGCGTTGGCGTCTCGAGCGGTCCCGTCGATGAGCGACGCGCTCGAGCGGTACTATCGGGACGTCACCGATGCCGGCCCGCTGGAGGAGCGCCGGCGCGCCCTCGCCGCGGCCACGCGCGCCGCCCTGCGGCAGCGCGCACACGCGCTCGAGGAGAACCGCCTGGCGCTCGAGGAGAGCGCGCGCGCGGAACGGTACCGGGTCTTGGGCGAGCTGCTCCTCACCTACGGCGGCCGTGCCGGCCCCAGGGCCGCGTCGGTCGTGGTCCCAGATCACACCGCCGGCGGTGCCGAGGTCGCGATCCCGCTCGATCCGGAACTCACGGCCGTCGAGAATGCGCAACGGTACTTTCGCCGATACGCGAAGGCCCAGGCCGCATCGCGCGCCGTGCCCGATCGTATCGCCCGCCTCGAGACCGAGACGCTCGCGCTGCGGGATGCGTTCGTGCAGATCGCGACCGCGTCGTCGGCCGACGATCTGTGGGAGGTGCAAACGGATCTTGCCCACGCCGGCCTGCTGCGGCGGGGTCCCCGCGCCCGGCCGGCGGCCGCGTCCGGACCCCGCCGGTTTCGCGGACCCGGCGGGACGACGATCGTCGCGGGACGCAGTGCCCGCGAGAACGACCACGTCACGTTCCACGTCGCGGGGCCCGACGATCTCTGGTTCCACGCACGCGGACTCGCCGGCGCTCACGTCGTCCTCAAGGCCGACGGCGTTCCGTCAGAGGAGGCGATCGCCGCAGCGGCGCAGGTGGCGGCGTACTTCAGCGAGGGGCGCGAGGCCGGTCACGTCGCGGTCGACTACGTGGCACGCAAGCACGTGCGCAAGCCGCGCGGCGCGGCGCCGGGAGCGGTGAGGTACTCGGAGGAACGCACCGTGCGCGCCGCGCCGGCGATCCCCGCGCCGGCCCCGAGCGGCCGGCGTGCTCGGTAG